A genomic segment from Nitrospira sp. encodes:
- a CDS encoding Urease accessory protein UreG: protein MPASAGSIQHDRGHQRYLYASGRRVSCPSGALSQDRILGVEAGGCPHTVIREDASHNQEVLDDLLKRHPDGLIMFIESGGDNLAATFSLELADRVIYVIDVAAGGKIPRKGGPGITRSDLLVINKIDSAHHVGADLAVMERDSRRMRGDRPFVFMNLMSGEGLDSVVGWVEPALFMNASAAIADSLLRQAFDGQARPSQPRQTVSSMPRFLGALRARLAT from the coding sequence GTGCCGGCGTCTGCGGGATCGATACAGCATGACCGTGGCCACCAACGATATCTCTACGCAAGCGGACGCCGAGTTTCTTGCCCGTCGGGGGCCCTGTCGCAGGACCGCATTCTCGGCGTGGAGGCCGGCGGCTGTCCCCATACGGTGATTCGGGAAGATGCGTCACACAATCAGGAAGTTCTGGACGACCTGCTCAAGCGCCATCCCGATGGACTGATCATGTTCATCGAGAGCGGCGGCGACAATCTGGCCGCCACCTTCAGTCTTGAACTGGCGGATCGTGTCATCTATGTGATCGACGTGGCGGCCGGGGGCAAGATCCCCCGTAAAGGCGGACCGGGGATCACCAGGTCCGACCTCCTGGTGATCAACAAGATCGACTCGGCACACCATGTGGGTGCCGACCTGGCCGTGATGGAACGCGACAGTCGGCGGATGCGCGGCGACCGTCCCTTTGTCTTCATGAACCTCATGTCCGGCGAAGGACTCGACTCCGTCGTCGGGTGGGTCGAGCCCGCATTATTCATGAACGCTTCTGCTGCAATCGCGGATTCGCTGCTGCGACAAGCCTTCGACGGGCAGGCTCGCCCTTCGCAACCTCGACAGACTGTTTCAAGTATGCCTCGGTTTCTCGGGGCTCTGCGTGCCCGTCTCGCAACGTGA
- a CDS encoding Transposase — protein MKRDGRTLEHGTLETIRTMAVARVREGERPSEVIASYGFHRCTIYSWLKAARGRGRGLKALAARPATGRPRTLTAAQERQVCRWINGKTPLQYGFDFGLWTRQIVRELIVRRFGVRLSLASIGVVRARQGLTPQKPLQRAYQRDPAAIARWQRETYPAIARTAKRDKAEISFWDESGFRADAVQGTTWGAKGQTPVGSVPGQRQGISAASAISSKGAFWFATYSGALTGALFVDLLRRMMRGRRKPLHLILDGLPAHKTRAVKEYVAGLDGKLTVHYLPGYAPDLNPDELVWSHATRTGHARRPLQNGERLADRITAQLAEMARRPALVRSFFSHPSVAYISAC, from the coding sequence ATGAAGCGAGACGGACGCACCCTCGAGCACGGGACCTTGGAGACCATCCGCACGATGGCCGTGGCGCGTGTGCGCGAGGGTGAACGTCCGAGCGAGGTGATCGCCAGTTACGGGTTTCATCGCTGCACGATTTACAGCTGGCTCAAGGCGGCCCGCGGTCGAGGCCGGGGACTCAAGGCGTTGGCGGCACGCCCGGCGACCGGTCGCCCACGGACTCTGACCGCGGCGCAGGAACGGCAGGTGTGTCGCTGGATCAACGGCAAGACCCCGCTGCAGTACGGGTTCGATTTTGGACTGTGGACCCGCCAGATCGTGCGCGAATTGATCGTCCGGCGATTCGGCGTGCGCCTGAGCCTGGCTTCGATCGGGGTGGTGCGGGCGCGCCAGGGACTGACGCCGCAGAAGCCGTTGCAGCGCGCCTACCAGCGCGATCCTGCGGCGATTGCGCGCTGGCAGCGCGAGACGTATCCGGCGATTGCGCGCACAGCCAAGCGGGACAAGGCCGAGATCTCTTTCTGGGACGAGTCCGGCTTTCGTGCCGATGCGGTGCAAGGCACGACCTGGGGTGCCAAGGGCCAGACCCCGGTGGGGTCGGTTCCAGGCCAGCGCCAGGGCATCAGCGCCGCCTCGGCGATCAGTTCCAAGGGGGCGTTCTGGTTCGCCACTTATTCTGGTGCATTGACCGGCGCGCTGTTCGTGGACCTGCTGCGCCGGATGATGCGCGGACGCCGCAAGCCCCTGCATCTGATCCTCGATGGATTGCCAGCCCACAAGACCCGCGCGGTCAAGGAATACGTCGCGGGGCTCGACGGCAAGCTGACCGTGCATTACCTGCCCGGCTATGCCCCAGACCTCAACCCCGATGAGTTGGTCTGGAGCCATGCCACGCGTACCGGCCACGCACGCCGGCCGCTGCAGAACGGCGAACGTCTGGCCGACCGCATCACCGCGCAACTCGCCGAGATGGCGCGCCGCCCCGCACTCGTCCGCTCGTTCTTCAGCCATCCCAGTGTTGCCTATATTTCTGCCTGCTGA
- a CDS encoding Eukaryotic-type low-affinity urea transporter — protein MDAIAWRDRFLNHPRLGIVDWVLRGIGQVVFQNNPLSGAIILAALYYNSGIYGTVCLIGALTGTLTALWLKADRTMVENGLFGFNGALIGLALVAYTSQNFAHGDAPNGYLWLYIVVGAAFTSILVPTFGALLGPHKVSGLTMPFVLSGWFFLAALLQFSTIDVSSALKPTAPSDFSGPRPDYTWETWFYGITNGIAEIFFQDNWVSGVVILLGIAINTRIGALMALTGSTLAVAVAVLYGAPDDAIRDGLFGYNAALTAIALGGLFLVLNLPGFLYTVLGVVVTAKVWASIGIFLQPAGMPVLTSAFVFVTWLMLLARNGFSTLIPIAPAEASTPEENLRRYGSAQK, from the coding sequence GTGGACGCGATTGCGTGGAGGGACCGATTCCTGAATCATCCCCGGCTAGGTATCGTCGATTGGGTGTTGCGAGGCATCGGGCAGGTCGTGTTCCAGAACAATCCGCTTTCCGGTGCGATCATCCTCGCCGCCCTCTACTACAATTCCGGAATCTACGGCACGGTGTGCCTGATCGGAGCCCTCACCGGCACCCTGACGGCGCTCTGGTTGAAGGCCGATCGGACTATGGTCGAGAACGGTCTATTCGGTTTCAACGGAGCCTTGATCGGATTGGCGTTGGTCGCTTATACCAGTCAGAACTTTGCTCACGGGGATGCGCCGAACGGGTACTTATGGCTGTACATCGTCGTCGGCGCAGCGTTCACGTCGATCCTCGTGCCCACGTTCGGGGCCCTGCTTGGTCCCCATAAAGTGTCCGGCCTGACCATGCCTTTTGTGCTGTCCGGATGGTTCTTTCTTGCGGCACTCCTGCAATTCTCGACTATCGACGTCTCCTCGGCCCTCAAACCGACCGCACCCTCTGATTTCAGCGGTCCAAGACCGGACTATACCTGGGAAACCTGGTTCTACGGAATCACCAATGGGATCGCCGAGATCTTTTTCCAGGATAACTGGGTGTCTGGCGTGGTGATCCTATTGGGTATCGCGATTAATACTCGTATCGGTGCGCTCATGGCCCTCACGGGATCGACGCTCGCGGTCGCTGTCGCGGTTCTGTACGGCGCCCCTGATGACGCCATCCGCGACGGTTTGTTCGGATACAACGCCGCCTTGACCGCCATTGCCCTTGGCGGCTTGTTTCTGGTTCTCAACCTTCCTGGATTCCTCTATACCGTTCTCGGCGTCGTGGTCACGGCCAAGGTCTGGGCATCCATCGGCATCTTCCTGCAGCCGGCGGGAATGCCGGTTTTGACTTCGGCGTTCGTCTTTGTCACCTGGTTGATGCTCCTGGCAAGAAACGGCTTCTCCACGCTGATCCCGATCGCGCCTGCCGAGGCCTCGACGCCGGAGGAGAATCTCCGGCGATACGGCTCTGCCCAGAAATGA